GGAATGGGAATGCCGTTACAGACGACGCGGAGAATGGAATTGGGAACACCTTTCTCGCGATAAAAATCAACGACTCCCTGCGAATTGCCGACGAGGAGTGAAGTCTGAGGCAGTAAACGGCGGTCGACATTGTGCTGCCAGTTACTTTTCCAGGAGTCGACGCAGCGTTCGGACACGATCACTTTGGGGATTTTCTGTGAAGCAGCCAGTCGTTTGACGGCCATTCTGCCATAGGAATTCGCAGCGAACAGCCAGGTATGTAGAATATCAGGCTGTTGTTTCTGTAACGTTTTCTTCAGCGCGCGGTAGGCGAGTGGATCAAATTTGAAACGCTTATTCAGGATCGTGACCGGAATATTGTGTTCTTTAAGCAGGTTTTCATAAGGGCCACCCCGTGTGAGTGCGATGACCTGTACTTCAAATTCATCACGGGGTAACGAGGTGGCTAGCAAGGCAAGCTGTTTTTCTGCGCCGGACTGGTCCAGTGTCGGAATGAGAAGGCTGACTTTTATCACGGTAGAATAATTCGCAATCGTTGCTGGGAAATGTAGTGAGTTCGCTCTTTGAACAAAGTCTATCGTATTTTATACTGCGAGAAACAGGCCAATGTCTGGTTCTGAGTGGTTGAATTTTTCATATCATAGATCGAAAACCGATGATCGTACAGTTTGGATCCGGGCGGATTGAGCTGGTTCTGGGAGATATTACCCGTCAAGAAGTGGATGCAATCGTTAATGCAGCCAATTCAATGCTGGCGGTCGGCGGAGGCGTGGACGGTGCGATTCATGATGCCGGCGGCCCCGCAGTTCTGGAAGAGCTAGAGCGGCGTTATCCGGATGGATGTCCCACGGGAAGTGCCGTTGAGACCTCTGCGGGGAATATGGCGGCCCAGTATGTCTTTCACGCCGTCGGGCCTATCTGGCAAGGGGGTGGCAAAAAAGAACGTGAACAGTTGCAGTCAGCTTACGAAACGTGCCTCGCATTGGCGGAAAAACATCAGTGCCGCAGTCTGGCTTTCCCTTCGATCAGTACGGGAGTCTATCGTTATCCGGTAGATCTGGCGGCGGAGGTGGCGCTGCGCACGGTGGCGTTGAAACTGGAATCATCCACCCCGCTGGAACTGGTCCGGTTTGTGTTGTTCGATCAGGGGACGTTTGGTTGTTATGCCCGTGTGTTAGAAACGATGCTGGTTTGAATTCATGAGCGAACCCGCGATTGAGGAATTTGTGGCGTCTGATAACTATCTTCTGCAGGGACGCGTCTGGTCACCTGTCGAGGAGCCGCTGCGAGCAACGCTGGTTGTGCTGCACGGGATTCAAAGTCATTCCGGCTGGTATGACTATTCCTGCGGTCAACTTTGCGATGCGGGATATCGCGTCTGTTTTTTTGACCGCCGTGGTTCGGGGCTGAATCAGAATCAGCGCGGGCATGTTGTGCACTGGCGACGTCTCGTGCAGGATGTGGTGCAGTTACTGACGCGCATTCGCTATCAGCAGAAACTTTCGCAGCAACCGCGTCCGATTATTTTGCAGGCCATGAGCTGGGGAGGCAAGCTGGCTGTGATTATCGCGGCACAACGACCTGACCTGATTGATGGTTTGGCACTGCTGTACCCTGGTATTAAAGCAAAGGTCAAGCCGACCCCTATTCAGAAGTTTCAATTGAAACTGGCGGCGCAATTGGGGATTAAACAAAAACGGGTTGAGATTCCGTTAAATGATCCTGCGTTATTTACGGGCGAAGCCGCATATCAGGACTTTATTAGAACGGATTCGTTGGCATTACGCGATGTGACGGTTTCGTTTCTGCAGGCGAACCGGGCGTTGGACCGAATGGTCGACGAGGCAGTTGGTCAGATTTCCTGTCCGACGTTGTTCCAGTTGGCGGGGCGGGATCAAATTATTGATAATGCGGCGACGGAGGCCTGTTTCAAGCGGATTGCCGCCGATCAAAAACAGCTGATTCACTATCCCGAAGCGCGTCATACGCTCGAATTTGAGCCAAATCGGGAGCAGATCGTGATCGATTACGTTGACTGGTTAGCTGATTTGAACTCTTCCCGTCCGATCTCATAAAACTTATTGAATCAGGGCAGACTTTTAAATCGAAGTACCTAAAATAACAGTATAGAACAGATGGGCTTTCCAGACCCTTAATGACATGGGACAAATTTATGAATCGGCAAACTTTCTCTCTCTTATCACTCTTCACTTTGACTGTCGTGTTACTGGCAGGGCAAGTGCTTTCTGCCGTGGATCCGGTCAAACCGAAGTCAGAAACAACAGAGAAAACCAGTACTGATTCCAAAACGGAAACCAAAAAAAGTGACGAAGGCCTGGTCCCTTTGAACAAACAAAAGACCGTGCTGCTGGATCTGGAAGGCAAGCGGCTGCTGTTAAAGACAAAGGTCTGTCTACAGGAAGGCGTGCTGGAGATGCTCTGTTGTAAAAAGCAGACCAAAGAGCACGAATCGATTCTTTCCATTGACTCACCGGCGAAAGCCATTCATGCCGGCTTACTGGCGATTGGGGCGAAAGTCGGTTCGCCAGTTCGGTTTTCACCAAAGTTTCAGCCACCTCAGGGACAAAAACTGAATATCTACCTGCAGTGGAA
This window of the Gimesia fumaroli genome carries:
- a CDS encoding alpha/beta fold hydrolase — its product is MSEPAIEEFVASDNYLLQGRVWSPVEEPLRATLVVLHGIQSHSGWYDYSCGQLCDAGYRVCFFDRRGSGLNQNQRGHVVHWRRLVQDVVQLLTRIRYQQKLSQQPRPIILQAMSWGGKLAVIIAAQRPDLIDGLALLYPGIKAKVKPTPIQKFQLKLAAQLGIKQKRVEIPLNDPALFTGEAAYQDFIRTDSLALRDVTVSFLQANRALDRMVDEAVGQISCPTLFQLAGRDQIIDNAATEACFKRIAADQKQLIHYPEARHTLEFEPNREQIVIDYVDWLADLNSSRPIS
- a CDS encoding macro domain-containing protein, encoding MIVQFGSGRIELVLGDITRQEVDAIVNAANSMLAVGGGVDGAIHDAGGPAVLEELERRYPDGCPTGSAVETSAGNMAAQYVFHAVGPIWQGGGKKEREQLQSAYETCLALAEKHQCRSLAFPSISTGVYRYPVDLAAEVALRTVALKLESSTPLELVRFVLFDQGTFGCYARVLETMLV